One window of the Rhipicephalus microplus isolate Deutch F79 chromosome 2, USDA_Rmic, whole genome shotgun sequence genome contains the following:
- the LOC142786409 gene encoding uncharacterized protein LOC142786409 isoform X2: MPLLLRILRIQLGIRQQQRQVLQEVRQLKHKMSSAKKQGATRRRPSTLLRGGGQGLVIAVGAGSGASEKHLFWSSPMIPTLRVQIISCSRQLASCSATAARALTAPLSLCPQRNLTCSRAGLF; this comes from the exons atgc ctctattgctacggatcctgcggatacaacttggcatccggcagcaacaaagacaggttctgcaggaggtgcgacagctgaagcacaag atgtcatctgccaaaaagcagggtgcgaccaggcggaggccctcaactttattaagaggtggcggccagggtctggtgatcgctgtgggggcaggaagcggcgcttcagagaagcatttgttttggagcagcccgatgatccccactctcagagtgcagattatcagctgctcgcggcagctggcttcctgctcagccacagcagccagggccttgacagcaccactgtcactgtgcccccaacgcaacctgacctgcagtagagcgggccttttttag
- the LOC142786409 gene encoding uncharacterized protein LOC142786409 isoform X1, with the protein MLLCSSCTVLSKAQGGTARGRLGANHASIATDPADTTWHPAATKTGSAGGATAEAQDVICQKAGCDQAEALNFIKRWRPGSGDRCGGRKRRFREAFVLEQPDDPHSQSADYQLLAAAGFLLSHSSQGLDSTTVTVPPTQPDLQ; encoded by the exons atgctactttgctctagctgtacagtgctctccaaggctcaaggaggcaccgcacggggaaggctcggagcaaaccatgc ctctattgctacggatcctgcggatacaacttggcatccggcagcaacaaagacaggttctgcaggaggtgcgacagctgaagcacaag atgtcatctgccaaaaagcagggtgcgaccaggcggaggccctcaactttattaagaggtggcggccagggtctggtgatcgctgtgggggcaggaagcggcgcttcagagaagcatttgttttggagcagcccgatgatccccactctcagagtgcagattatcagctgctcgcggcagctggcttcctgctcagccacagcagccagggccttgacagcaccactgtcactgtgcccccaacgcaacctgacctgcagtag